A single window of Pseudomonas benzenivorans DNA harbors:
- a CDS encoding DUF2388 domain-containing protein → MRRFSLPLLAVLSLAAMPAFAETTWRDILSSGATTASTYLTFKDKKLVVPAQDDASSFIASAGQIRGPYLEAALQQLRREHPDLQASDLELAAAILASEPR, encoded by the coding sequence ATGCGTCGCTTCAGCCTGCCCCTCCTAGCGGTTCTGTCCCTGGCCGCCATGCCGGCCTTCGCCGAGACGACTTGGCGCGACATCCTCTCGTCCGGGGCGACCACCGCCTCGACCTACCTGACCTTCAAGGACAAGAAGCTCGTCGTCCCCGCTCAGGACGACGCCAGCAGCTTTATCGCCAGCGCCGGGCAGATTCGCGGCCCCTACCTGGAGGCGGCGTTGCAGCAACTGCGCCGCGAGCACCCGGACCTGCAGGCCAGTGACCTGGAGCTGGCCGCCGCCATACTCGCGAGCGAGCCGCGCTAA
- a CDS encoding L,D-transpeptidase family protein codes for MYKKTAHGLITGCLLLAAAGAHGAGAELTDTLRQTLEQRPDACAPGLAASELAPLAPLHALYAGQAFTPLWQDSARRAALLNELGHLLDDGLDPSDYPLDWPVQGASAPVQRRVCADLLISRSYLQALQHLAQGRLPQESFEPFWRAPQSASPTSRPSLLNLAWRGLDAPAAAFAAARPSLPQYQALRRAYAERRRQPLKRWAPIPPGRLLRPGVRDDRVVLLAARLAVSGDLSERPQGDARLYEPSLLAAVQRFQKRHGLQADGLVGPDTLEALNTPARARLGQLRVNLERWRWLAGDIEGETLLVDIAGGLLSYYRDQQLRWQGRTVVGRADRQTPQLKSLVSRLTLNPTWTVPPTILREDKLPEILRDPTYLEREQLRVLDYDGQPLDPAGIDWENPGRIILRQDAGPDNPLGQLAIRFPNPFSVYLHDTPSQHLFAKSPRAFSSGCVRIEGILELLQSLLPAEDCAEIDRRLASKRTQNYPIRRRLPIVMAYWTAHVNPDGALILRNDIYARDARLLAALEKPGH; via the coding sequence GTGTACAAAAAAACCGCACATGGCCTAATCACCGGCTGTCTGCTGCTCGCTGCAGCCGGCGCCCACGGCGCCGGCGCGGAACTGACCGACACCCTCCGCCAGACCCTCGAACAACGCCCGGATGCCTGCGCCCCAGGCCTGGCCGCCAGCGAGTTGGCGCCACTCGCCCCGCTCCACGCCCTCTACGCTGGTCAGGCCTTCACCCCACTCTGGCAGGATTCCGCCCGACGAGCGGCACTGCTGAACGAGCTGGGGCACCTGCTCGACGACGGTCTCGACCCCAGCGACTACCCGCTCGACTGGCCCGTCCAGGGTGCCAGCGCACCGGTTCAGCGGCGGGTCTGCGCCGACCTGCTGATCAGCCGCAGCTACCTGCAGGCGCTCCAGCACCTGGCCCAGGGACGCCTGCCGCAGGAGTCGTTCGAGCCGTTCTGGCGCGCGCCGCAGAGCGCGTCGCCAACTTCCCGCCCGAGCCTGCTCAACCTGGCCTGGCGTGGCCTGGATGCCCCCGCGGCGGCCTTCGCCGCAGCGCGGCCCAGCCTGCCGCAATACCAGGCGCTACGCCGTGCCTACGCCGAACGCCGGCGCCAGCCCCTGAAACGATGGGCGCCCATTCCACCCGGGCGCCTGCTGCGCCCGGGCGTGCGTGACGACCGGGTGGTGTTGCTGGCCGCGCGCCTGGCCGTCAGTGGCGATCTGAGCGAGCGCCCGCAGGGCGACGCCCGCTTGTACGAACCCTCTCTGCTGGCTGCGGTGCAGCGCTTTCAAAAGCGCCACGGCCTGCAGGCCGACGGACTGGTCGGCCCGGATACCCTGGAAGCCCTGAACACCCCCGCCCGCGCCCGCCTCGGCCAGCTGCGGGTGAACCTGGAACGCTGGCGCTGGCTGGCCGGCGACATCGAGGGGGAAACCCTGCTGGTGGACATCGCCGGCGGCCTGCTGAGCTACTACCGCGACCAGCAGCTGCGCTGGCAGGGCCGCACCGTGGTTGGTCGAGCCGACCGGCAAACGCCACAGCTCAAGTCGCTGGTCAGCCGTCTGACACTCAACCCCACCTGGACCGTGCCGCCAACCATCCTGCGCGAAGACAAGCTGCCGGAAATCCTCCGCGATCCGACCTATCTGGAGCGCGAGCAGTTGCGCGTGCTCGACTATGACGGCCAGCCGCTCGACCCCGCCGGCATCGACTGGGAAAACCCGGGAAGAATCATCCTGCGCCAGGACGCCGGGCCGGATAACCCCCTGGGCCAGCTGGCCATCCGTTTCCCCAATCCCTTCTCGGTGTACCTGCACGACACCCCCAGCCAGCACCTGTTCGCCAAGTCGCCGCGGGCCTTCAGCTCCGGCTGCGTGCGCATCGAAGGCATCCTGGAGCTGCTACAGTCACTGCTGCCGGCCGAGGATTGCGCAGAGATCGATCGCCGCCTGGCCAGCAAGCGCACCCAGAACTACCCCATCAGGCGACGCCTGCCGATCGTCATGGCCTACTGGACCGCGCATGTGAACCCGGACGGCGCGCTGATTCTGCGCAACGACATCTATGCCCGCGATGCCCGGCTGCTCGCCGCGCTGGAAAAGCCTGGGCACTGA
- the gcvP gene encoding aminomethyl-transferring glycine dehydrogenase: MSQTPRLSQLQQPDAFLRRHLGPDAAEQQAMLASLGLPSRAALIEQTVPPAIRLNRPLDLPAALDEQAALAKLWGYAEQNQVWTSLIGMGYHGTITPTVILRNVLENPGWYTAYTPYQPEIAQGRLEALLNFQQLTIDLTGLELASASLLDEATAAAEAMALAKRVAKSKSNLFFIDENCHPQTISVVQTRAEAFGFDLVVAAVDELAEHQVFGALLQYPDTHGEIRDLRPLIEQLHGQQALACVASDLLSLLLLTPPGEQGADVVFGSAQRFGVPMGYGGPHAAFFATRDAFKRALPGRIIGVSKDARDNVALRMALQTREQHIRREKANSNICTAQVLLANIASCYAVYHGPEGLRRIAQRVHRLTAILAAGLAQNGIARDNKHFFDTLTLEVGGSQAAIIESAKDARINLRILGRGKLAVSLDETCDEQTVMRLFAVFLGADHGLSVAKLDQGEIADGIPAALVRASGYLSHPVFNAHHSETEMLRYLKQLENKDLALNQAMIPLGSCTMKLNATSEMIPITWPQFANLHPFAPREQAQGYKLMIDELEAWLCAITGFDAVSMQPNSGAQGEYAGLLAIRRYHESRGDSQRTICLIPASAHGTNPASAQMASMRVQIVECDAEGNVDLDDLKHKAAEAGEQLACLMATYPSTHGVYEEGIREICQVIHAQGGQVYMDGANMNAQVGLTRPADIGADVSHLNLHKTFCIPHGGGGPGMGPIGVRAHLAPFVANHPVIELQGPNPQNGAVSAAPWGSASILPISWMYIAMMGPQLADATELAILSANYLASQLGGAFPVLYSGRNGRVAHECILDLRPLKAETGISEEDVAKRLIDYGFHAPTMSFPVPGTLMIEPTESENKHELDRFIEAMLGIRAEIAKVQSGQWPAEDNPLKHAPHTLADIVGPWQRPYSIEEAVTPTAHCRAHKYWPTVNRVDNVYGDRNLFCACVPLDAYRE, from the coding sequence ATGTCCCAGACACCCCGCCTTTCCCAGCTGCAGCAGCCCGACGCCTTCCTGCGTCGCCACCTCGGACCGGATGCCGCCGAACAGCAGGCCATGCTGGCGAGCCTCGGCCTGCCCAGCCGCGCCGCGCTGATCGAGCAGACGGTACCGCCGGCGATCCGCCTGAACCGCCCGCTGGACTTGCCCGCGGCGTTGGACGAGCAGGCCGCCCTCGCGAAACTCTGGGGCTATGCCGAGCAGAACCAGGTGTGGACCAGCCTGATCGGCATGGGCTACCACGGCACCATCACCCCCACGGTGATCCTGCGCAACGTGCTGGAAAATCCCGGCTGGTACACCGCCTACACGCCCTATCAGCCGGAGATCGCCCAGGGACGCCTGGAGGCGCTGCTGAACTTCCAGCAGCTGACCATCGACCTGACCGGCCTGGAGCTGGCCAGTGCCTCATTGCTCGACGAGGCCACCGCCGCCGCCGAAGCCATGGCCCTGGCCAAGCGCGTGGCCAAGAGCAAGAGCAACCTGTTCTTCATCGACGAGAACTGCCACCCGCAGACCATTTCCGTGGTGCAGACCCGCGCCGAGGCGTTCGGCTTCGACCTGGTGGTCGCGGCGGTGGACGAGCTGGCCGAGCACCAGGTATTCGGTGCGTTGCTGCAATACCCCGACACCCATGGCGAGATCCGTGACCTGCGGCCGCTGATCGAGCAGCTGCATGGCCAGCAGGCCCTGGCCTGCGTCGCCAGCGACCTGCTCAGCCTGCTGCTGCTCACCCCACCTGGCGAGCAGGGGGCCGACGTGGTGTTCGGCTCGGCGCAGCGCTTCGGCGTGCCCATGGGCTACGGCGGCCCCCATGCGGCCTTCTTCGCCACCCGCGACGCGTTCAAGCGGGCCCTGCCCGGACGGATCATCGGCGTGTCCAAGGACGCCCGTGACAATGTCGCGCTGCGCATGGCCCTGCAGACCCGCGAGCAGCACATCCGCCGCGAGAAGGCCAACTCCAATATCTGCACCGCCCAGGTGCTGCTGGCCAATATCGCCAGTTGCTACGCGGTCTACCACGGCCCCGAGGGCCTCAGGCGCATCGCCCAGCGCGTGCACCGGCTGACCGCGATCCTCGCCGCCGGCCTGGCGCAGAACGGCATCGCCCGCGACAACAAGCACTTCTTCGACACCCTGACCCTGGAGGTCGGCGGCAGCCAGGCGGCGATCATCGAGTCGGCCAAGGACGCGCGGATCAACCTGCGCATCCTCGGCCGCGGCAAGCTCGCCGTCAGCCTCGACGAAACCTGCGACGAGCAGACGGTGATGCGCCTGTTCGCCGTCTTCCTCGGTGCCGATCACGGTCTCAGCGTGGCCAAGCTCGATCAGGGCGAGATCGCCGACGGTATTCCCGCCGCTTTGGTGCGCGCCTCGGGCTACCTGAGCCACCCGGTGTTCAACGCCCACCACAGCGAAACCGAGATGCTGCGCTACCTCAAGCAGCTGGAGAACAAGGACCTGGCGCTGAACCAGGCGATGATTCCCCTCGGCTCCTGCACCATGAAGCTCAACGCCACCAGCGAGATGATCCCCATCACCTGGCCGCAGTTCGCCAACCTGCACCCCTTCGCGCCGAGGGAGCAGGCCCAGGGCTACAAGCTGATGATCGACGAGCTGGAGGCCTGGCTGTGCGCCATCACCGGCTTCGATGCGGTGAGCATGCAGCCCAACTCCGGGGCCCAGGGCGAGTATGCCGGGCTGCTGGCGATCCGCCGCTACCACGAGAGCCGTGGCGACAGCCAGCGCACCATCTGCCTGATTCCGGCTTCGGCCCACGGTACCAACCCGGCCTCGGCGCAGATGGCCAGCATGCGGGTGCAGATCGTCGAGTGTGATGCCGAGGGCAACGTCGACCTCGACGACCTCAAGCACAAGGCGGCCGAGGCCGGCGAGCAGCTGGCCTGCCTGATGGCCACCTACCCCTCGACCCATGGCGTCTACGAGGAAGGTATCCGCGAGATCTGCCAGGTGATCCACGCCCAGGGCGGCCAGGTGTACATGGACGGCGCCAACATGAACGCCCAGGTCGGCCTGACCCGCCCGGCCGATATCGGCGCCGACGTCTCCCACCTGAACCTGCACAAGACCTTCTGCATTCCCCACGGCGGCGGCGGCCCCGGCATGGGGCCGATCGGCGTGCGCGCGCACCTGGCGCCTTTCGTTGCCAACCATCCGGTTATCGAGCTGCAGGGGCCCAACCCGCAGAACGGTGCGGTCAGTGCGGCGCCCTGGGGCAGCGCCAGCATCCTGCCGATCAGCTGGATGTACATCGCCATGATGGGCCCGCAGCTGGCGGACGCCACCGAGCTGGCGATCCTCAGTGCCAACTACCTGGCCAGCCAGCTGGGCGGGGCCTTCCCGGTGCTCTACAGCGGTCGCAATGGTCGCGTGGCGCATGAGTGCATCCTCGACCTGCGGCCGCTCAAGGCGGAGACCGGGATCAGCGAGGAGGACGTGGCCAAGCGCCTGATCGACTACGGCTTTCACGCCCCGACCATGTCCTTCCCGGTGCCCGGCACGCTGATGATCGAGCCGACCGAAAGCGAGAACAAGCACGAGCTCGACCGTTTTATCGAGGCCATGCTGGGCATTCGCGCGGAGATCGCCAAGGTGCAGAGCGGCCAATGGCCGGCCGAGGACAATCCGCTGAAACACGCCCCGCATACCCTGGCCGACATCGTCGGGCCCTGGCAGCGCCCCTACAGCATCGAGGAGGCGGTGACCCCGACGGCCCACTGCCGGGCGCACAAGTACTGGCCGACGGTCAATCGGGTGGACAACGTCTACGGCGATCGCAACCTGTTCTGCGCCTGCGTGCCGCTGGACGCCTACCGGGAGTGA
- a CDS encoding GspE/PulE family protein, whose protein sequence is MSSLASPTQDRPLELNDLLRELVNQGRIDQDSAEQCLAIRRSAVKNQQHPLEFLAAQQVDDLKRPGKKHDLESLTVWLAEFAGQPYLRIDPLKIDVAAVTPLMSYAFAQRHKILAVAVDSEQVTIASAQPLVHSWEANLTHVLKRPIKRVVANPADIQRFTVEFYRLAKSVSGATAVDQKVSSVGNFEQLLSLGAQDQEPDANDAHIVNIVDWLFQYAFQQRASDIHIEPRREQGSVRFRIDGVLHTVYQFPPQVTMAVVSRLKSLGRMNVAEKRKPQDGRVKTKTPEGGEVELRLSTLPTAFGEKMVMRIFDPEVLLKGFDQLGFSADDLKRWQSMTSQPNGIILVTGPTGSGKTTTLYTTLKQLATDEVNVCTIEDPIEMIEGAFNQMQVQHNIDLTFASGVRALMRQDPDIIMVGEIRDLETAEMAIQAALTGHLVLSTLHTNDAPSAITRLLELGVPHYLLKATLLGVMAQRLVRTLCPHCKAPHGLEESDWLSLTKPWKTPMPSGAHRAVGCLECRDTGYRGRAGVYEIMLLGDSIKPLITADTDLVALRRQAFKEGMRSLRLSGAQKVASGQTTIEEVLRVTPQSEQR, encoded by the coding sequence TCAACCAGGGCCGGATCGACCAGGACAGCGCCGAACAGTGCCTGGCGATTCGCCGCAGCGCAGTGAAGAACCAGCAGCATCCCCTGGAGTTCCTCGCCGCGCAGCAGGTGGACGACCTCAAGCGCCCGGGCAAGAAGCACGACCTGGAAAGCCTCACGGTCTGGCTGGCGGAGTTCGCCGGCCAGCCCTACCTGCGTATCGACCCGCTGAAGATCGATGTCGCCGCCGTCACCCCGCTGATGTCCTACGCCTTCGCCCAACGCCACAAGATCCTCGCCGTGGCGGTGGACAGCGAGCAGGTCACCATCGCCAGCGCCCAACCCCTGGTGCACAGCTGGGAAGCCAACCTGACCCATGTGCTCAAGCGCCCGATCAAGCGGGTGGTGGCCAACCCGGCGGATATCCAGCGTTTTACCGTGGAGTTCTACCGCCTGGCCAAGTCGGTCAGCGGCGCCACCGCGGTGGACCAGAAGGTCAGCAGCGTCGGCAACTTCGAGCAGTTGCTCAGCCTCGGCGCCCAGGACCAGGAACCGGATGCCAACGACGCGCATATCGTCAACATCGTCGACTGGCTGTTCCAGTACGCCTTCCAGCAGCGTGCCAGTGACATTCACATCGAGCCGCGCCGCGAGCAGGGCAGCGTGCGCTTTCGCATCGACGGCGTGCTGCACACCGTCTACCAGTTCCCGCCCCAGGTGACCATGGCCGTGGTCAGCCGCCTGAAGAGCCTGGGGCGGATGAACGTCGCCGAGAAGCGCAAGCCCCAGGACGGCCGGGTCAAGACCAAGACCCCGGAAGGCGGCGAGGTCGAGCTGCGCCTGTCCACCCTGCCCACCGCCTTCGGCGAGAAGATGGTGATGCGTATCTTCGACCCCGAGGTGCTGCTCAAGGGCTTCGACCAGCTGGGCTTTTCCGCCGACGACCTGAAGCGCTGGCAGAGCATGACCAGCCAGCCCAACGGCATCATCCTGGTCACCGGGCCGACCGGCTCGGGCAAGACCACCACGCTGTACACCACGCTCAAGCAACTGGCCACAGACGAGGTCAACGTCTGCACCATCGAGGACCCGATCGAGATGATCGAGGGTGCCTTCAACCAGATGCAGGTGCAGCACAACATCGACCTGACCTTCGCCAGCGGCGTGCGCGCGCTGATGCGCCAGGACCCGGACATCATCATGGTCGGCGAGATCCGCGACCTGGAAACCGCCGAAATGGCGATTCAGGCAGCGCTCACCGGCCACCTGGTGCTCTCCACCCTGCACACCAACGATGCCCCCAGTGCCATCACCCGCCTGCTGGAGCTGGGCGTGCCGCACTACCTGCTCAAGGCTACCCTGCTCGGCGTCATGGCCCAGCGCCTGGTGCGCACCCTGTGCCCGCATTGCAAGGCGCCGCACGGCCTGGAGGAAAGCGACTGGCTGAGCCTGACCAAACCCTGGAAGACGCCCATGCCGAGCGGCGCGCACAGGGCCGTGGGCTGCCTGGAGTGCCGTGACACCGGCTACCGTGGCCGCGCCGGGGTCTACGAGATCATGCTGCTGGGCGACTCGATCAAGCCGCTGATCACCGCCGACACCGACCTCGTCGCCCTGCGCCGCCAGGCCTTCAAGGAAGGCATGCGCAGCCTGAGGCTGTCCGGTGCACAGAAGGTCGCCTCGGGCCAGACCACCATCGAGGAAGTGCTGCGCGTCACACCGCAGAGCGAACAACGCTGA
- a CDS encoding murein L,D-transpeptidase catalytic domain family protein: protein MIQLLRRLCLQGLLFGLLSSPLQAATPDLEDSLARVATGLDRQVLRHAVAAMQCAVNHGADPARRLAVIDYSLPSTAKRLWIFDLERKKLVLHDLVAHGRLSGENHARRFSNVLDSYQSSLGLFRTAESYRGKHGYSLRMDGLEAGVNDRARERAIVIHGASYVDPRLASTQGRIGRSLGCPAVRPQVARLVVDQLKGGQFMFAWYPDQRWLQSSAYLNCRPQQLAALR from the coding sequence GTGATTCAACTGCTTCGACGCCTGTGCCTGCAGGGGCTATTGTTCGGCCTGCTTTCTTCGCCACTGCAGGCCGCGACGCCTGACCTGGAGGACAGCCTGGCCCGGGTCGCCACGGGGCTTGATCGCCAGGTCCTGCGGCATGCCGTGGCGGCCATGCAGTGCGCGGTCAACCATGGCGCCGATCCGGCGCGTCGCCTGGCGGTGATCGACTATTCGCTGCCGTCCACGGCCAAGCGCCTGTGGATCTTCGATCTCGAGCGCAAGAAACTGGTGCTGCACGATCTGGTCGCCCACGGACGTCTGTCCGGGGAGAATCACGCCAGGCGCTTCTCCAATGTGCTCGACAGTTACCAGTCGAGCCTGGGCCTGTTCCGCACCGCCGAAAGCTACCGCGGCAAACATGGCTATTCATTGCGCATGGATGGCCTGGAGGCGGGGGTCAACGATCGCGCCCGCGAGCGCGCCATCGTCATCCACGGTGCCAGCTACGTCGATCCCCGGCTGGCCAGCACCCAGGGACGCATCGGCCGCAGCCTCGGCTGCCCGGCCGTGCGGCCCCAGGTGGCGCGCCTGGTGGTGGACCAGCTCAAGGGTGGCCAGTTCATGTTCGCCTGGTATCCGGATCAGCGCTGGCTGCAGAGTTCGGCCTACCTCAACTGCCGTCCCCAGCAACTGGCGGCGCTGCGCTGA
- a CDS encoding sensor domain-containing diguanylate cyclase has translation MTARPAWLPWLCWLAWLIALPAPALAWYEVAEQSQPLGLHLSLLPTPEPISLAAAIRARQNGAFQPSQHDVPRLGIGAAAHWLYLPLFNPSDRPLRRTLQLGKAWVDQLDVHLLSNGRLLQQLQAGDDQLRGLQATPGMGYLLALELPPGRSELYVHARSTDPLVLPMRLLSDSDVQQASAAVQYSYGALYGFLLALMAYNLMLWAGLKDRNNLNYSLYLGAFILLNLSYTGHAGAWLWPDSLFLKRYANPAMMSAAAWLGLHFARHFLELDAHAPRLARAVSRGATTSVLLMLLCIGLDWHAPALWLAFVSVLVYTLLMVLLGCICLRHGQVAARYFLAATLCGMLGTALTDLSVWGLVPFSTLTYRAVDIGIALEASLLALALAYQMRQHQRALRRAQSLAYSDPLTGLLNRRAFIEQGNALWSTTRRHGQPLTLIMFDLDHFKRINDEHGHDMGDDCLTATARVLTQQCRAGDLLARWGGEEFLLLLPATRVDEAVALAERLRHAIASLTLESRVGQLTLSASFGVVSREQHTRLEELISSADERLYRAKQDGRNRVCGPQTDYC, from the coding sequence ATGACGGCGCGCCCGGCCTGGCTGCCCTGGCTCTGCTGGCTGGCCTGGCTGATTGCCCTTCCGGCCCCGGCGCTGGCCTGGTACGAGGTCGCCGAGCAGAGCCAGCCCCTCGGCCTGCACCTGAGCCTGCTCCCCACCCCTGAACCCATCAGCCTCGCGGCGGCCATCCGCGCCCGGCAAAACGGCGCCTTCCAGCCTTCGCAGCACGACGTACCACGCCTGGGCATCGGCGCCGCCGCCCATTGGCTGTATCTGCCGTTGTTCAACCCGTCCGATCGGCCACTGCGGCGAACCCTGCAGCTGGGCAAGGCCTGGGTCGACCAGCTGGATGTTCACCTGCTGAGCAACGGGCGCCTGCTGCAACAGCTGCAGGCCGGGGACGATCAGCTGCGCGGGCTGCAAGCCACCCCTGGCATGGGCTATCTGCTGGCGCTGGAGTTGCCACCGGGGCGCTCGGAGCTCTATGTCCATGCCCGCAGCACGGACCCCCTGGTCCTGCCCATGCGCCTGCTGAGCGACAGCGACGTCCAACAAGCTAGCGCGGCCGTCCAGTACAGCTACGGCGCGCTCTACGGCTTTCTGCTGGCCCTGATGGCCTACAACCTGATGCTCTGGGCCGGCCTCAAGGACCGCAACAACCTCAACTACTCGCTCTACCTCGGCGCCTTCATCCTGCTCAACCTGTCCTACACCGGCCACGCAGGGGCCTGGCTATGGCCGGACTCCCTGTTCCTCAAGCGCTATGCCAACCCGGCCATGATGAGCGCGGCCGCCTGGCTCGGCTTGCACTTCGCCCGACATTTCCTCGAACTGGATGCCCATGCGCCGCGCCTGGCACGAGCGGTCAGCCGCGGCGCGACGACGAGCGTGCTGCTGATGCTGCTGTGCATCGGCCTGGACTGGCACGCCCCGGCCCTCTGGCTGGCCTTCGTCAGCGTGCTGGTCTACACGCTGCTGATGGTCTTGCTGGGCTGCATCTGCCTGCGCCATGGGCAGGTGGCCGCCCGCTATTTTCTCGCGGCGACCCTGTGCGGCATGCTCGGCACCGCCCTCACCGATCTCAGCGTATGGGGCCTGGTGCCCTTTAGCACCCTGACCTACCGCGCCGTGGATATCGGCATCGCCCTGGAAGCCTCCCTGCTGGCCCTGGCCCTGGCCTACCAGATGCGCCAGCATCAACGGGCCCTGCGCCGGGCACAATCGCTGGCGTACAGCGACCCGCTGACCGGCCTGCTCAACCGCCGCGCCTTTATCGAACAGGGCAATGCACTGTGGAGCACGACACGGCGCCACGGGCAACCTCTGACCCTGATCATGTTCGACCTGGATCACTTCAAGCGCATCAATGACGAGCATGGCCACGACATGGGCGACGACTGCCTGACCGCCACCGCCCGCGTGCTCACCCAGCAGTGCCGCGCCGGCGACCTGCTGGCGCGCTGGGGTGGCGAGGAATTCTTGCTGCTACTGCCGGCCACCCGCGTGGACGAGGCCGTGGCGCTGGCCGAGCGGCTGCGCCACGCCATTGCCAGCCTGACCCTGGAGAGCCGCGTTGGCCAGCTGACCCTGAGCGCCAGCTTCGGCGTGGTCAGCCGTGAACAGCATACGCGCCTGGAAGAGCTGATCAGCAGCGCGGATGAGCGCCTGTACCGGGCCAAGCAGGACGGCCGCAACCGCGTTTGCGGCCCGCAGACGGACTACTGCTGA
- a CDS encoding SPFH domain-containing protein — MEIGSVIFLFVGLAVAVVFMGFKVVPQGSQWTVERFGRYTNTLKPGLNIIVPVMDRIGRKLSVMETVLDIEPQEVITSDNATVQIDAVCFFQVINAAQAAYEVNDLEHAIRNLVMTNIRTVLGSLELDAMLSQRDAINERLLKTVDEATAPWGIKITRIEIKDITPPADLMAAMSGQMKAERIKRAQILEAEGLRQAAILTAEGKKQAQILEAEGERQAAFLEAEARERAAGAEAEATRVVSDAIASGNVQAINYFVAQKYVDALGQLASANNSKVILMPLEASQVIGAVGGIGEIVRATFAEQKG; from the coding sequence ATGGAAATCGGCAGTGTCATCTTTCTCTTCGTCGGCCTCGCCGTGGCCGTGGTCTTCATGGGCTTCAAGGTGGTACCCCAGGGCTCCCAGTGGACGGTGGAGCGCTTCGGTCGCTACACCAACACGCTCAAACCCGGCCTGAACATCATCGTCCCGGTGATGGACCGCATCGGCCGCAAGCTCAGCGTGATGGAGACCGTGCTGGATATCGAGCCGCAGGAGGTGATCACCTCCGACAACGCCACCGTGCAGATCGACGCGGTGTGCTTCTTCCAGGTGATCAACGCGGCCCAGGCCGCCTACGAGGTGAACGACCTCGAACATGCGATCCGCAACCTGGTGATGACCAATATCCGCACCGTGCTCGGCTCCCTGGAGCTGGACGCCATGCTCAGCCAGCGCGACGCGATCAACGAGCGCCTGCTCAAGACCGTGGACGAGGCCACCGCGCCCTGGGGCATCAAGATCACCCGCATCGAAATCAAGGACATCACCCCGCCGGCCGACCTGATGGCGGCCATGTCCGGGCAGATGAAGGCCGAGCGCATCAAGCGCGCGCAGATCCTCGAGGCCGAGGGCCTGCGCCAGGCCGCCATCCTCACTGCCGAAGGCAAGAAACAGGCGCAGATCCTCGAGGCCGAAGGTGAGCGCCAGGCCGCCTTTCTGGAAGCCGAGGCTCGCGAACGGGCGGCCGGCGCCGAAGCCGAGGCGACCCGCGTGGTATCCGACGCCATCGCCAGCGGCAACGTGCAGGCGATAAATTACTTCGTTGCACAGAAGTACGTCGATGCCCTTGGCCAGCTGGCCAGCGCCAACAACAGCAAGGTGATCCTGATGCCCCTGGAGGCCAGCCAGGTGATAGGCGCCGTGGGCGGCATCGGCGAGATCGTCCGGGCCACCTTCGCCGAGCAGAAGGGCTAA
- the gcvH gene encoding glycine cleavage system protein GcvH, which translates to MSTIPADLRYAASHEWARLEADGSVTVGISDHAQEALGDVVFIELPEVGKTLAAGQEAGVVESVKAASDIYSPIGGEVIAINEALADSPESVNGDPYGSWFYKLKPSDVSELDKLLDAASYKANADADA; encoded by the coding sequence ATGAGTACTATCCCCGCCGATCTGCGTTACGCCGCCAGCCACGAATGGGCCCGCCTGGAGGCGGACGGCAGCGTCACCGTGGGTATCTCCGACCATGCCCAGGAAGCCCTCGGCGACGTGGTCTTCATCGAGCTGCCGGAGGTCGGCAAGACCCTCGCCGCCGGCCAGGAAGCCGGGGTGGTGGAGTCGGTCAAGGCTGCTTCCGACATCTACTCGCCGATTGGCGGCGAGGTGATCGCCATCAACGAGGCCCTGGCCGACAGCCCGGAGAGCGTAAACGGCGACCCCTACGGCAGCTGGTTCTACAAGCTCAAGCCGAGCGATGTCAGCGAGCTGGACAAGCTGCTCGACGCCGCCAGCTACAAGGCCAACGCCGACGCGGATGCCTAA
- a CDS encoding NfeD family protein: MWDYLQHLSFWDWLAVGTLLLILEVFGAGGYLLWIGMAAAAVGILTYLFPALPWALQFLLLGLFSVLSAVLWWRRQRTAAKPSDQPGLNDRGSELLGRQFVLHEGISGGRGKIKAGDSLWLVSGPDLPAGSRVKVVGQEGVLLKVEAAA, encoded by the coding sequence ATGTGGGACTACCTGCAGCACCTGTCGTTCTGGGACTGGCTGGCCGTCGGCACCCTGCTGCTGATTCTCGAGGTGTTCGGCGCCGGCGGCTACCTGCTGTGGATCGGCATGGCCGCCGCCGCGGTCGGCATCCTGACCTACCTGTTTCCCGCCCTGCCCTGGGCCCTGCAGTTCCTGTTGCTCGGCCTGTTTTCGGTGCTCAGCGCAGTGCTCTGGTGGCGACGCCAACGCACTGCGGCCAAGCCCTCCGATCAACCCGGCCTGAACGATCGCGGCAGCGAACTGCTGGGCCGGCAGTTCGTCCTGCATGAGGGGATCAGCGGCGGGCGCGGCAAGATCAAGGCCGGCGACTCGCTGTGGCTGGTCAGCGGTCCGGACCTGCCGGCCGGCAGTCGGGTCAAGGTGGTGGGCCAGGAAGGCGTCTTGCTCAAGGTCGAAGCGGCAGCATAA